In Bacillus sp. FJAT-45037, the following are encoded in one genomic region:
- the purL gene encoding phosphoribosylformylglycinamidine synthase subunit PurL translates to MSLLLEPTAERVKEEKLYLEMGLTDEEFSLAESILGRTPNYTETGLFSVMWSEHCSYKNSKVLLRKFPTEGEKVLQGPGEGAGIIDIGDEQAVVFKVESHNHPSAIEPYQGAATGVGGILRDVFSMGARPISILNSLRFGELTSPRVRYLFEEVVAGIAGYGNCIGVPTVGGEVQFDPCYEGNPLVNAMCVGLIDHKDIQKGQAKGVGNTVMYVGASTGRDGIHGATFASEELSENSDEKRPAVQVGDPFMEKLLLEACLELIQSDALVGIQDMGAAGLTSSSAEMASKAGSGIEMNLDLVPQREKGMTPYEMMLSESQERMLIVVKKGQEQEIKEIVDRWGLLSAEVGTVTDDKQLRLLHNGEVVADVPVDALAEEAPVYHKPSAVPTYYKEFQEQKQWVPTIADTKDTLLQLLAQPTIASKEWVYNQYDYMVQTNTVVTPGSDAAVVRIRGTRKALAMTTDCNSRYLYLDPEVGGQIAVAEAARNIVCSGATPLGLTDGLNYGSPDKPEIFWQLEKSTDGMSEACRVLETPVIGGNVSLYNETNGVAVYPTPVIGMVGLIEDLDHITTQTFKQAGDLIYMIGQTKPEFGGSELQKMMNGSISGKAPTLDLSVEKKHQSMLLAAIKAGFIQSAHDVAEGGVAVALAESIINTELGATVKLDSESSAEWFAESQSRFIVSVKPEDQAQFEQMVEATLLGEVTGQDTLIVSTIDGQVEMHARRDEMTKAWKGAIPCLLKSKA, encoded by the coding sequence ATGTCGCTACTACTTGAGCCTACAGCAGAACGTGTAAAAGAAGAGAAACTATACTTGGAAATGGGTTTAACTGATGAGGAGTTTTCATTAGCAGAATCTATTTTAGGACGTACACCAAATTATACGGAAACAGGTTTGTTCTCTGTTATGTGGTCTGAACACTGTAGCTATAAAAATTCAAAGGTTTTATTACGCAAGTTTCCAACGGAAGGTGAGAAAGTCCTTCAAGGCCCAGGTGAAGGGGCTGGCATTATTGATATTGGTGATGAACAAGCGGTGGTATTTAAAGTCGAAAGTCATAATCATCCATCTGCGATTGAACCATATCAAGGAGCAGCAACTGGGGTAGGTGGAATCTTACGTGACGTCTTTTCCATGGGAGCTCGTCCAATTTCGATACTGAACTCATTACGTTTTGGAGAATTAACTTCTCCTCGTGTACGTTATTTATTTGAAGAAGTCGTTGCTGGGATTGCTGGGTACGGAAACTGCATCGGTGTACCGACTGTTGGGGGAGAAGTCCAATTCGACCCTTGCTATGAGGGGAATCCCCTCGTTAATGCGATGTGCGTTGGCTTAATTGATCATAAAGATATCCAAAAAGGCCAAGCAAAAGGTGTGGGAAATACGGTAATGTATGTCGGAGCAAGTACAGGACGTGACGGGATTCACGGGGCAACGTTTGCATCTGAAGAGTTGAGCGAGAATTCAGATGAGAAGCGTCCAGCCGTCCAAGTTGGCGACCCATTTATGGAGAAACTACTTCTTGAAGCATGCCTTGAACTCATTCAATCTGATGCTCTTGTAGGGATTCAAGATATGGGAGCAGCAGGCTTAACATCGTCGTCAGCTGAAATGGCAAGCAAAGCCGGCTCTGGGATTGAGATGAATCTCGATCTTGTGCCACAACGTGAAAAAGGGATGACCCCTTATGAGATGATGCTCTCAGAATCACAAGAGCGTATGTTGATTGTGGTGAAAAAAGGGCAAGAACAAGAAATCAAAGAAATCGTTGACCGTTGGGGATTATTGTCAGCAGAGGTAGGAACCGTAACCGACGATAAGCAGCTACGTTTGCTTCACAATGGAGAAGTGGTAGCAGATGTACCAGTAGATGCCCTAGCTGAAGAGGCGCCTGTCTATCATAAGCCTTCAGCCGTTCCGACGTATTATAAAGAATTTCAGGAACAAAAGCAGTGGGTTCCAACCATTGCAGATACCAAAGATACATTGCTTCAACTTCTCGCCCAACCAACGATTGCAAGCAAAGAGTGGGTGTATAACCAGTACGATTATATGGTTCAAACAAATACGGTTGTGACACCTGGTTCAGATGCTGCTGTTGTACGCATTCGCGGAACACGAAAAGCACTGGCGATGACCACAGATTGTAATTCACGATATCTCTATCTAGATCCAGAAGTAGGTGGGCAGATTGCAGTCGCTGAAGCTGCACGTAATATTGTTTGCTCAGGTGCAACGCCGCTTGGATTAACAGATGGGTTGAACTATGGCAGTCCAGATAAACCAGAAATCTTCTGGCAACTTGAGAAATCAACCGATGGAATGAGTGAAGCATGTCGTGTATTAGAGACACCGGTCATTGGCGGTAATGTCTCTCTTTACAACGAAACAAATGGTGTCGCGGTGTACCCAACACCAGTCATAGGCATGGTTGGCTTGATTGAAGATCTTGATCATATTACGACACAGACATTTAAACAAGCTGGTGACTTGATCTACATGATCGGTCAAACGAAACCTGAATTTGGCGGTAGTGAGCTTCAGAAGATGATGAACGGTTCCATTTCAGGAAAAGCACCGACACTCGATTTATCTGTAGAGAAGAAGCATCAATCTATGCTTCTTGCAGCAATCAAAGCTGGTTTCATTCAATCTGCCCATGATGTCGCTGAAGGGGGAGTAGCTGTTGCTTTAGCAGAAAGCATCATCAACACCGAGCTTGGCGCAACAGTAAAGTTAGACAGTGAGTCTAGCGCAGAGTGGTTTGCAGAATCCCAATCACGATTTATTGTTTCGGTAAAGCCTGAAGACCAAGCTCAATTTGAACAAA